DNA sequence from the Streptomyces canus genome:
GACGTAGACCTGGGTGGTCGCGGAGGCGTTGCCGTCGCGGCCTGTGATGGTCACAGGGGACTCCACGGCGGCCCCGTTGTCGGGGATGTCCACGCGGGAGGCGTTGGCGTAGACGTAGGCGATCTGCCAGCTGAAGGTGACCGTGGCGGTCGCGCCCGTGCTGTCGGTCACCTTGATCGTGACGTCGCCGGTGCCGAGCGTGGTCGGGGTGCCGCTGATCAGACCGTTCGGGCTGATGGTCAGACCGTCCGGCAGGCCGGTGGCCTCGTAGGTCAGCGAGGCTGCGGTGTTGGTGGTGTAGGCGTCCAACTGCAGGCTGACGACCTGGTTGACGCCGCTGATCTGGTCTGCCACCGGCGCGAGGTTGACGCCGAGGGCGATGCGGTTGCCGACGTTGATCGCGGCCCAGGAGTCGGCGACGGCGAGGTAGGTCGGGCTGTAGGTGCCGAACAGGTCGGCGGCGGCCGCCAGGGTGGCGGTGCGGGCGCCCGCATAGTTCGTTGTCGAGGTCATGTACGTCGTCAGCGCCCGGTACCAGATCGCGGCCGCGTTCTCGATGCCGATGCCGCTGACGGCCCGACCGTCGTAGGTCGGGCTGTCGTACGAGACACCGTTGACGGTCTTGGCGCCGCTGCCCTCGGAGAGCAGGTAGAAGAAGTGGTTGGCCGGCCCCGAGGAGTAGTGGACGTCGACATCGCCCAGGGTGGAGCTCCAACTGTCGCGGGAGGAGCCGTCCTTGGAGGGCTTGTCCATGTAACGCAGGGGGGTGCCGTCGCCGTTGATGTCGATCTTCTCGCCGACGAGGTAGTCACCGGGGTCGGCTGCGAGGTTCGCGTGGAACTCGACGGCCGCCGCGAAGATGTCGGAGGTCGCCTCGTTCAGGCCGCCGGACTCGCCCGAGTAGACCAGGCCCGCGGTGGCGGCGGTGACGCCGTGGCTCATCTCGTGGGCGGCCACGTCGAGCGCCGTCAGCGGGTGGGTGTTGCCCGAGCCGTCGCCGTAGGTCATGCAGAAGCAGGAGTCCTGCCAGAAGGCGTTGACGTAGTTGCTGCCGTAGTGAGCGCGGCTGTAGGCGGCGACCCCGTCGTTGCGGATGCCGTTGCGGCCGTAGGCCTCCTTGTAGAAGTCCCAGGTGGCCGCGGCACCGAAGGCCACGTCGACACCCGCGGTCTGGCGGTTGGACGGCAGACCGTCGCCCCAGACATCGTTGTCGTCCGTGAACAGGGTGCCGGTGCCCGAGGTGCCCTGGCCCAGGTCGTACGTCCGGTGCCCGGCGCGGTCGGGGTCTGCGAGCTGGTACGTCGACCCGGACGGGGTGGTGCCGAGCGGGACCGTGCCCACGTACTGGCCGGTGCCGGTGCCGGTGTGTACCTTCTCGGCAGCCAGGAGTTCCTTGCCGGTGGCGGCGTCGGTGACGACCTGGAGCTCGCTGGGCGTGCCGTCCTTCTGGACACCTCCCACGACGGTTTCCCAGGCCAGCACGGGCTTGCCGGTTCCGGCCCAGACGACCAGGCGGGAGGCGTCGGCCACCTTGGCGCCCCTGACCTGATCCTGTTTCGAGGCGGTGAGGGCCTTTGCGGCGGCGCCTGCGGTCGTGACCTTGGGGGTGAGCGAGGGCACCGACAGCGGCGCCGCGTTGGCCTTGGTGACGGTCGTACGGCCGCTGTCGTCGTGGACGACCAAGTCGCCGCCCAGGACGGGCAGCCCGGCGTAGGTGCGCTCGTAACGGGTGTGCGTGGTGCCGTCGGCATCCCTGATGACGTCCTTGACGACGAGCTTCTCCTTGGCGCCGAGGCCGATGCGCCGCGCGGTGCCGGCCGCCTCGGACTGGGCGCTCCTGATCAGGGCGGTGCGGCGGGCGGGCGACAGCGGGGTCTGGGCGGCGTCGGCCCGAGGTGTGGCGGCGATCTTCGCGCGTGCGGGGTGCGCCGGTGCCGCGGTGGCGGAGTCCGGGGCGGACAGGGCGAGCAGCGGGCCCACGGCCGCCAGAGCGAGGGCGGTGAGGCGTCTGGGGCGCACGTGGGCGTTCTGTCGCAAGGGCAAGGGGGTTCTCCTTCGGTACGACGGCCGACCCGTGGTGGGGGCCGTGGACGAGACGGATCGGCGGGGTGGGCCGGTCCGGAGCGCTGCACGGCATGCGGGTGGAAGGAGGTGGGGGGTGGAGGAAACGCGGGCGGGCCGCGTGGTGAACCTGTAAGGGAGCTGTGAATTCCCGGAGCAGAGTGACACCGCACACGTGTCTTTGTCATGCAAGCCTCAAGCCAACGGCTTGAATTGATCACGCAGGTCAGGCAAACCGGTACACGCGGCGCCGGTTTTCGGCCTCCCCCGATCGTTGTGCTGCCACCCCCGCGCCCTCTACCGGCTGCCCCCAACGGACACTCGCGCCAGACCGAACTCGCCCGGTTGACCTTGCTTGATCCTCAGGCGGAGCTCCTGATCAGCTGGGACCAGACTTCTCGAGTCATCGGTGAGCCGCTGTCGCGGTCGAGCTGCGTGCGGTGCCGGCCTGTCGCCGAAGTCGTACCGAACGCACCGAGACCCATCCCGGTGGGCAAGCACAGCAGGGCCGGTTGATCGTCTCGGAGGTCGGCCTCACGCGGCAGACGCAGGCGTTCGTCATGGGTGCGCCGGGGTCCCCCAGTGCCGGCTACCGAGCGGCAGGTCGCCTGCGAATCGCAGGAGAGGATGTCGCGCTTGGCGTCGCGGGTGACCGCAGATGCAGCCGAGGAAGCGGCCGGCCTCGCGGAGGGCCTTCGGCGGAGTCGAGAGCACCGAAGATCAGCGTGCGGAGACGGGAGGCGTGGACGTGGACCAGGACGGAGAGGCGCGTTCCAGGGTCGTTGCGTTAAAGCCACGCGGTGATCCGGCCCACGCCACTTGCACGTCTTCTGTCTCGTGACGAAGTACCGCTCATGCGTGGTCGAGGCGACGGCAGCTGATGATCCATTGGAGAACCGCATGCGGACCCACTGACAGTGACCCACGAGGATCGCGTCCGTGGCAGTCGCCGGTCGACCTCTCAGATCTTCCAGGAGCGGATCCGCTCGGCGACTTCGGGGACCCGCAGGCGTGTGTCGCGGATCTTTCGTACGAGGTCGGACAGGGCACCGTAGGGCGGGTCGATGCCCTCGCCGGACTGGTCCATGTACTGGGCCGCGACGAACGCGGCGTAGAGGCTGTTGCGGTGCGGGAGCGGCTCCAGGCGCACGATGGTGTGCATGAGCGCGGCCGCGCGCCAGGCGGCGTCCGGGTCGGCTGCCTGAAGGGTGGGGAGTTTGGTCTTGTGCCGGGCCACGGCGGCAACCAGGGCGGAGTAGTCGGCGACGGACATGTCCTCGGAGCCGAGGGCGGTCTCCTGGACGTCGAGGAGCCAGGAGACGTCGATGTGCAGGTGCATCAGGCGGCAGCGGCCCCGCCGGGGCGCTCGGCAGGGGGGATTTCGTCGGGGAAGGCGTCGTCGAACTCGTCGCGCAGCCGGTCGGCCCAGGCGCTCGCGCCCGTGATGAACTGCTTGCGCTGCATCTCGCGGACGCCGAGGTCGTGCAGGTACTGCTTGAGGCTCTTGCCCTCGGCGGCCGCGGCGGCACGGACGCCTTCGAGCTCTTCCTCGGTGAACGGCACGTTCAGGGATGGCATACACCAGATGGTACCTAGTAGGTACCGCGCGTGTGAACCGTCAGCGGAACCGCGTACGACACGCCCGCGACTTTGCGCTGGGGCAGCGCGGAGAGGTGCCCATCAGACACCTCCCCCTTCGGGTGAGTGATCGCCTTCTCACCCGGCGCCCGCCGGTACCGGTCGTCTCGTGGCGCCGGCCTGTCGGATGGCGTCCAGCGCTGCGGCTGTGCGGCCCGGCAGGACCACTGCGATCGGTGCGGGCATCGGACCGTCCAGGCCCATCACCCGGACGCGAGGGCTGACCCGGTCACGGATCTCCGGGCCCACGCGTCTGTGTCCCCGGCCGCCGACATCGGCCGGGGACACAGACGTCCGTGGGTCAGCGCGCGGTCAGTTTCCAGAGGTGGTCCGCGGTGCCGTTGTCGGTCCACTGGAGGACTTGGGCGCCGGAGGACGTGTTCATGTCCTGCACGCCGAGGAGCAGGCCGCTGTTGTAGTTGGCGATCTTGTAGTAGCCGTCGCGGGCCGGGATGAGCTGCCAGAGGTGGTCGGCAGTGCCGTTGTCACTCCAGATCAGGGCGGTGCCGCCGTCGGCGGTGCTCATGGTGTTGATGCCGAGCACGAGGCCGCTCTTCTGGTTGACGATCTTGTAGAGGCCGGAGCCGGCGGCCACCAGGGTCCAGTTCTGGTCGGTGCCGGTGGTGGATGTGGCCTGGACCACCGAGGTGCCCTGGGCGGTGCCCGCATTCAGGGTGTCCAGGGCGAGGCCGCTGTTCCGGTTGGTGATCTGGTAGCGCCCGGCCAGTGAGGTGTTGGTGCCGCTGGGGGTGACGACCACGTGGTAGCCGTCGGTGGCGTTCATCGTCACCGGTATGGTGATGGAGCCGCCGGACACCGTGTAGTCGGCGTCCGAGATGGTGATCGGGCCGGGGGACGCCGTGGTGCGGCCGGTGCCCGGGCTGTACTCCACCTTGACGTGGACCGTGCTGCCGAAGG
Encoded proteins:
- a CDS encoding toxin Doc, with the protein product MHLHIDVSWLLDVQETALGSEDMSVADYSALVAAVARHKTKLPTLQAADPDAAWRAAALMHTIVRLEPLPHRNSLYAAFVAAQYMDQSGEGIDPPYGALSDLVRKIRDTRLRVPEVAERIRSWKI
- a CDS encoding M4 family metallopeptidase; translation: MRQNAHVRPRRLTALALAAVGPLLALSAPDSATAAPAHPARAKIAATPRADAAQTPLSPARRTALIRSAQSEAAGTARRIGLGAKEKLVVKDVIRDADGTTHTRYERTYAGLPVLGGDLVVHDDSGRTTVTKANAAPLSVPSLTPKVTTAGAAAKALTASKQDQVRGAKVADASRLVVWAGTGKPVLAWETVVGGVQKDGTPSELQVVTDAATGKELLAAEKVHTGTGTGQYVGTVPLGTTPSGSTYQLADPDRAGHRTYDLGQGTSGTGTLFTDDNDVWGDGLPSNRQTAGVDVAFGAAATWDFYKEAYGRNGIRNDGVAAYSRAHYGSNYVNAFWQDSCFCMTYGDGSGNTHPLTALDVAAHEMSHGVTAATAGLVYSGESGGLNEATSDIFAAAVEFHANLAADPGDYLVGEKIDINGDGTPLRYMDKPSKDGSSRDSWSSTLGDVDVHYSSGPANHFFYLLSEGSGAKTVNGVSYDSPTYDGRAVSGIGIENAAAIWYRALTTYMTSTTNYAGARTATLAAAADLFGTYSPTYLAVADSWAAINVGNRIALGVNLAPVADQISGVNQVVSLQLDAYTTNTAASLTYEATGLPDGLTISPNGLISGTPTTLGTGDVTIKVTDSTGATATVTFSWQIAYVYANASRVDIPDNGAAVESPVTITGRDGNASATTQVYVNIVHTYRGDLTVDLVGPDGTVYSLLNRSGGSADNVDQTFTVDASTQPLNGTWKLRVQDRASIDVGYIARWQLTP